In the genome of uncultured Celeribacter sp., the window AACCGAGCTTCTTAAAACCGCCCCGTTTAAAACCGACCCGTGCCCTGCAACACGCCATGCTCCATCGCGTAGCGCGTGAGACCTGCGGTCGAGGAAATTCCCAGCTTGCGTTTGATGTTCTTGCGATGGGTCTCGACCGTGCGCACGGAAATATCCAGCGCGGCTGCGACTTCCTTGTTCGATTTGCCCTGCGCCAGTTCCAAAAGGATGGTCTGTTCGCGTTCGGTCAAAGGTTCGCGCCCGTCGCGGATTTTCGGCCCCATCGCCGCCTGTGCCCCGTTGCAAAGGAACTGTTCGCCACGCATCACCGTGTCAATCGCCTCTTTGACATCCTCCGTCGGTACGTCTTTCAACACATAGCCCATGGCGCCATGGCTCAGAGCTGCGCCGATATATTCCGGGCTGTCATGCATCGAGAGGATCAGGATGCGGGTTTCAGGACGGCGCTCCAACAGCAATTCGGTGGCGGTCAGCCCGCCCATCTGCGGCATGTTCAAATCCAACAAAACCACATCGGGCGCCAGATCTTTGATCTGATCCACTGCTTCGCGCCCGTTGCACAGCGTGCCCACGATTTCGAGATCGTCGAAACTTTCCAACAGCGCGCGAATGCCCTCGGCCACCATCGGGTGGTCGTCCACGATCAGGACACGCGTCGGTTTCTGTGTCATCGGGCATTTCCTATCTCGGAACGGGGGCGGTTGGAGCCTGCGGGCGGCAGGATATGCTTTAACGGCACGGTGGCGTCAATGGAGGTGCCGGGAGACCGTGGCGTGATCGTCAGCGTGCCGTCCAATTGCTCCATCCGCTCCGCCATGTTGCGAAGCCCGATGCCATGCCCCGCCATGCCGCGTGCGGAGACGTCAAAGCCGCGCCCGTTGTCGCAAATCAAAAGCGTCGCCCCGGTGCGGTGACCGGCGAGTTTGATCGACACTTCGGTGGCGCCCGCGTGGCGTTCGATGTTGGTCAGCGCCTCTTGCGCGATGCGGAACAAAGCGATGCGCGCCTCCTCATCAAGCCGGTTGCGGAACACCACGGTTTCGAGCTCCGTCTTGATCCCGGTGCGTTTCTCGAACTCTTCCGCCAACGCCTGAAGTGCCGGGCCCAGGCCCAGATCGTCCAACACCCCCGGCCGCAGATCGCGGGAGATGCGCCGCACTTCGGTCAAGGCGCCGCCCAGCATGTCGAAACTGCGATCCAGACTGGCGGGGGCCTTCGGGTCCCCGGCCTTCAACTGCCGCCGGGCCAGCTCCATCGCGTAGCGCACGCCGACCAAAATCTGGCTGATCCCGTCGTGCAGTTCGCGCGCGACGCGGCCGCGCTCTTCTTCTTGCGTGTCGAAAATCCGCTGGGTCAGCTCCTTGAGTTTCGCGTCGGCCAAGCGTCGTTCGCGGATGGTGATCGTCACCCCGGACATGAAAACCAACAGGACCGCCGCCATGGTGATCGCGCCGATATAGGCAAATGTCCGGTGCACGCGGGTCTGGACCTCGGCGCGGGCGGCGGCCACGGATCTCAGTACATCGTCGATGAAGACGCCGGTGCCGATGGCCCATTGCCAGTCCTGCAACCCGATCACATAGCTGATCATCTGTGCCTCCTCATTGGTCGAAGGTTTCGGCCAGAGAAACTCGTGATAGCCACCGCCCTGACGCGCCAGCCGGATCAGCTCATCGACGACAGGCGTGCCTTCGCTGTCGGTGAGACCGGCCCAGTTGCGGGTGATCAGATCGGTCTGGCGGGGGGCGACGAGATTGGTGCCGTCATACTCATAGACGAAAAAATAGCCCTCCGTGCCATAGGTCATCGCCGCGAGCGTTTGCGTCACCTTGAGCTTGGCCGCTTCGTCGTCGGGAGGGGCGGGGCTATAGTCCGCCGTGATCGAGTTGCGTGCCAGTTGCAGGTAATTCTGAAGCTCCTGACGCTTGGCTTTGAGGATTTGCTCCTCCAGCTCTGCGATCTCGCGATCGGACATGCTGTTCGACTGATGCGCCACCACAGCCGCGATGGCCGCGACCGAGAGGATCAGCGGCAGCGTGGCGAGCAGGAACAATTTGCGCGCGTAGGTCAACTCGGGTCGCAGTCGCATCATCGGGCCGGTGTCGGGCTTTCGGGGGTTGATGGCAGAGGAGCGTGAGGGCTTTTGCACCTGCGGAGGATAGCGGCGACTGGGGGCGCGTCAATCATAGGATATAGGCATAGGATATGGGATGGCTGCACAGTCGTTCCGTAGTAAAGTTACAATATTGACCGCTACCGGAACATAAAAAATGCGCAACTGCGTAAAGTTGGGTATTTCCTCGCGGCATCGTGAGCGGTAACGTTAACCCACGATCTGGTCCGGTTTTGGCCTGTCCTTTGACGTCTGCATGCTGATTTGCCCAAGTATTTCCAAGGGTTTTGTCTCTGCCGACGTCGTATTCGTGTCGAGAAGCGAAAGATGCAGGAGGCGTCTTGCGCCTTTTGGACCGGGTGAAGGGGGGAAGGGGCTGCGGGATCGGTATAAGAAAACCATAGACCATCTTGGGAGGAAATTATCTATGGATCGTCGTTCTTTTCTGAAAACGTCCGCTCTGGGCGGGGCATCTGCCGCTGCTGCGTCCACTTTGGCGGCGCCGATGTATGCACAGGGCAAGCGGACCCTGACCATGGTCACCACCTGGCCGCGCGGACTGGCGGGCGTTTGGGATTCCGTTGAGCGTTTTGCCGCCAATGTCGATGCACTGACCGATGGCCAGCTGACCATCGACGCGAAAGCTGCGGGCGAGCTCGTCGGCGGGCTTGAGGTGTTTGATGCCGTGACCGCCGGTCAGGCCGATCTCTATCATGGTTGCGAATATTACTTCACCGGCCAACACCCGGCGCTGGCCTATTTCACCACCGTGCCCTTCGGCATGACCGCGCCCGAGATGATGGTGTGGTACTATTCCATGGGCGGTATGGAGCTTCATCACAAACTGGGCGAAATCTTTGGTCTCAAAGGCTTTATTGCCGGTCAGACCGGCGGTCAGGGCGGCGGTTGGTTCCGCAAGGAGATCACCTCTCCCTCCGATTTCCAGGGTCTGAAATTCCGCATGCCGGGTCTCGGCGGCGAGACCGTGTCGAAACTCGGCGCCTCCGTGCAGGTGCTTCCGGGTGGCGAGATCTACCAAGCGCTGTCCTCCGGCGCGCTCGACGGCACCGAGTGGATCGGCCCGTGGTCGGACGAGAAACTCGGCCTGCAAGAGGTCTGTGACTTCTACTATCCGGCGGGCTTCCACGAACCCGGCGCGGCGCTTTGTGTGACCACCAACCTCGAGGTCTTCGAAAGCCTGAGCCCGATGCAGCAAAAGGCCATCGAGATCGCCGCGGGCGAGTGCCATCAGCACAACTACGCGCTTTTCGTGGCCAACAACGGCCCGGCTTTGCAGCGCCTGATCCAAGGCGGCACCCAGCTCAAGGAATTCTCCGACGATATCTGGTCGGCCTTCGGCAATGCCGCCAAAGAGGTGCTCGACGGCTATATGGACGACGAGATCTTCGCGGAAATCCGCACCTCTTATGAGAGCGCAATGGCGCAGACCTCCGCTTGGATCGGTCGCTCCGACGGCAACTACACGCCGCAGCGTGACCGCGTGATGGCGGCTCAGGCCGAATGATTTTTTCGCAAGATCGCTAAAAACACGAAATGCGCGCGGATATCGCGCGCATTTTCGGCCTTATCGCAGGGGTGTCCGGGGTTGTCGTCCGGGGCGCAGGGGCGTAAAGCAGCGCCAAAACAAAATACACGAAAACAACACATTCTGGGAACGGGCCGCAGACCTCGCGGGCCGGGAAGGGGACAGACGAGATGGAAGAACAGACCGGCACGTCTTTCTTCGGGCTCATGGTGGACGCGGTGGTGAGCCTCGTCGTGAACCTCGGGCTCGGGTTCTGGCATATCATCTATGCGCTCACGCATCCGGGGCTTTGGCTCGATTGGTCGAACAAGGAAAGCCTGTTGCGCTTTGTCTATTACGGCGGCTCGAAGGAGCTTTTGTTCGTGTTCTTCGATGTGGTGATCGTGGTTTCCGTGATCGGCTTTCTCTACCGGCCCTTCCTTTGGGCATTGGTGCGCGGGCTTGAGAAAATCGCCAACACCATGGGGCGTGTCGCCGCCTGGGCCGGTCTTTTGATGGTGCTGCAACAAATCATGGTGGTGTTCTTGCAGTCGATCTTCCGTCAGGGCGAGATCACCATTTCGCCCTTTGGTGGCGGCTTTACCCAATCCGTCGGCTGGTTTTCCGAGAGCCTCAAATTCGAGAACGCCCTCGTCGTCGCGCTCTGCGTCTCCTACGCCTTTGTGCAGGGCAGCCACGTGCGCGTGGACCTCGTCTACGTCGGCGTTAAGCACCGGACCAAACGCGTGATCGACATGTTCGGGGCGCTGTTCTTCATGCTGCCGGTGGCTTTGCTGACCTGGATGTACGCCTGGTTCTTCCTCTGGCGGCACCTGATCACGCCGAAGGTCTCGGCCTCCGACGCGCTCGACCGGATGCTGATGAAGGCCCGGATCGTGAAGTGGAATGTCGAAACCGTGTCCTTCTCGGCCAACGGCTTCAACGGGTATTTCCTCTTCAAAATCCTGCTCCTGTGCTTTCTCGTGCTGGTGATCCTTCAGGCGCTGGCCTTCTTCTACCGCTCTTTCCTGGAATTCGTCGAAGGCGAAGACAGCGCGGGCAAATATCTCGACAAAGACACGCTCGGCGAAGGCGAAGAAGCCTTTGAAGGCACGCATTAATTCGGGCGAAGGATCAGACACATGCTTTTCGGACTTGATGGCGTAGAAATCGGCCTCATCATCGTATTCCTTTGCCTCTTCGGCGGCATTCTCACTGGCTTTCCCGTGGCCTTCGCCATCGGTGGCGCGGGTCTTATGTCCTTCGGCATCATCGCCGCTTTGGACAGTGCGGGCATCCTCGTGCATGAGGCGATCGATACCGGATCGCAGGCCTACCGCGACCTTGTGAATTCAGGCATCAACCCCGCCAATATATCGCATTTCAGGTATCCCGACTTGCCGGTCTATCCCGAAGCGCTCTTTCCTGGCGGTTGGGAGCAGGCGGTGGATCGCAACCTGTCCTTTATCGTCAACCGGATGAACGAACGCGTCTTCGCGGGCGCCTCCATCGAGACGCTTCTGGCGGTTCTGATGTTCGTGATGATGGGGATCGTGTTGGAACGCTCCAAGATTGCCAACGACCTTTTGACAACCATGGCGCGCGTCTTCGGTCCGCTTCCGGGCGGTCTGGCGGTCTCCGTGGTCATCGTCGGCGCCTTCCTCGCGGCCTCCACCGGCATCGTTGGCGCGACCGTGGTGACCATGGGGCTTTTGTCCCTGCCGACCATGCTGCGTCACGGCTATTCGCCACAGCTCGCCACCGGCGTCATCGCCGCCTCGGGCACATTGGGTCAGATTATTCCGCCCTCCATCGTCATCGTGCTTTTGGGCACTTTGGCGGGTGACATCTATTCCGCCGCCCAAGAAGCCCGCGCGCAGGCCGCCGGTTGTACCGATGCGCTGACGTTCCTTGGCGAACCCGCCGTGGTCTCCGTCGGCACGCTGTTTCAGGCCGCGATGTTGCCGGGTGTGTTCCTTGCCGGTCTCTACGCGCTCTATGCCTTCGGCTACGCGATGTTCAACCCGTCCAAGGCCCCGCCTGTGCATCTTG includes:
- a CDS encoding response regulator transcription factor; the protein is MTQKPTRVLIVDDHPMVAEGIRALLESFDDLEIVGTLCNGREAVDQIKDLAPDVVLLDLNMPQMGGLTATELLLERRPETRILILSMHDSPEYIGAALSHGAMGYVLKDVPTEDVKEAIDTVMRGEQFLCNGAQAAMGPKIRDGREPLTEREQTILLELAQGKSNKEVAAALDISVRTVETHRKNIKRKLGISSTAGLTRYAMEHGVLQGTGRF
- a CDS encoding twin-arginine translocation signal domain-containing protein; this encodes MDRRSFLKTSALGGASAAAASTLAAPMYAQGKRTLTMVTTWPRGLAGVWDSVERFAANVDALTDGQLTIDAKAAGELVGGLEVFDAVTAGQADLYHGCEYYFTGQHPALAYFTTVPFGMTAPEMMVWYYSMGGMELHHKLGEIFGLKGFIAGQTGGQGGGWFRKEITSPSDFQGLKFRMPGLGGETVSKLGASVQVLPGGEIYQALSSGALDGTEWIGPWSDEKLGLQEVCDFYYPAGFHEPGAALCVTTNLEVFESLSPMQQKAIEIAAGECHQHNYALFVANNGPALQRLIQGGTQLKEFSDDIWSAFGNAAKEVLDGYMDDEIFAEIRTSYESAMAQTSAWIGRSDGNYTPQRDRVMAAQAE
- a CDS encoding cache domain-containing protein, with amino-acid sequence MMRLRPELTYARKLFLLATLPLILSVAAIAAVVAHQSNSMSDREIAELEEQILKAKRQELQNYLQLARNSITADYSPAPPDDEAAKLKVTQTLAAMTYGTEGYFFVYEYDGTNLVAPRQTDLITRNWAGLTDSEGTPVVDELIRLARQGGGYHEFLWPKPSTNEEAQMISYVIGLQDWQWAIGTGVFIDDVLRSVAAARAEVQTRVHRTFAYIGAITMAAVLLVFMSGVTITIRERRLADAKLKELTQRIFDTQEEERGRVARELHDGISQILVGVRYAMELARRQLKAGDPKAPASLDRSFDMLGGALTEVRRISRDLRPGVLDDLGLGPALQALAEEFEKRTGIKTELETVVFRNRLDEEARIALFRIAQEALTNIERHAGATEVSIKLAGHRTGATLLICDNGRGFDVSARGMAGHGIGLRNMAERMEQLDGTLTITPRSPGTSIDATVPLKHILPPAGSNRPRSEIGNAR
- a CDS encoding TRAP transporter small permease subunit, encoding MEEQTGTSFFGLMVDAVVSLVVNLGLGFWHIIYALTHPGLWLDWSNKESLLRFVYYGGSKELLFVFFDVVIVVSVIGFLYRPFLWALVRGLEKIANTMGRVAAWAGLLMVLQQIMVVFLQSIFRQGEITISPFGGGFTQSVGWFSESLKFENALVVALCVSYAFVQGSHVRVDLVYVGVKHRTKRVIDMFGALFFMLPVALLTWMYAWFFLWRHLITPKVSASDALDRMLMKARIVKWNVETVSFSANGFNGYFLFKILLLCFLVLVILQALAFFYRSFLEFVEGEDSAGKYLDKDTLGEGEEAFEGTH